A genome region from Altererythrobacter aquiaggeris includes the following:
- a CDS encoding heavy metal translocating P-type ATPase, which produces MSTDASLLEGTAIDPVCGMSVAIDGAEHIAKHAGAEHYFCSPRCHDKFVTDPELYLSGAHLDAVEDVPEGTIYTCPMHPEIRQPGPGSCPICGMALEPETVSLDDGPDPELVDMRRRFGWSALLTLPLFVYAMSDMAPGLSFDRLIEPAWAQWAQFALATPVVLWGAWPFFVRAVQSLKTRNLNMFTLIGFGVAIAYLFSVVATVAPDLFPAAFRDHSGRVGIYFEAAAVITTLVLLGQVLELKARGSTSSALRALLELAPPSAVKIFGSGDEREVPLDQLATGDRLRVRPGDKVPVDGEIEEGSSAIDESMISGEPLPVAKQAGDTVIGGTVNQTGGFVMRATGVGKDTMLSKIVQMVAEAQRSRAPIQRLADQVAGWFVPAVVVIAIATFVVWGIWGPAPALAYALVNAIAVLIIACPCALGLATPMSIMTGTGKGAQHGILIRNAEALETLEKIDTLVVDKTGTLTMGKPDLVAVTPADDIKESDFLAAVAGVEMGSEHPLAYAIVEGARTRGVSPANATDLASTTGEGVEANVQDRRVAIGNEKMMRRVGINDEAWLGSAENGRKQGQTVMFVAFDGRPAGLIAVADPIKPTSAAAIAALHKRDIRVVMLTGDSRSTAEAVAREMKIDEVHANVSPEDKHRKIEELKAQGRRVGMAGDGINDAPALAAADVGIAMGTGTDVAIESAGVTLVRGDLTGVVQAIVLSRGTMRNIRQNLFFAFAYNTLGIPVAAGVLYPFFGVLLSPMIAAAAMSLSSVSVIGNALRLRGLRLEV; this is translated from the coding sequence ATGAGCACGGACGCAAGCTTGCTCGAAGGCACCGCCATCGATCCCGTCTGCGGCATGAGCGTAGCGATCGACGGAGCAGAGCATATCGCGAAGCATGCGGGGGCCGAGCACTATTTTTGTTCGCCGCGATGTCACGACAAGTTCGTCACCGATCCCGAGCTCTATCTCTCGGGCGCGCATCTCGACGCGGTCGAGGATGTGCCCGAAGGCACGATCTACACCTGCCCGATGCACCCTGAAATCCGCCAGCCCGGGCCGGGTTCATGCCCGATTTGCGGCATGGCGCTCGAACCGGAAACGGTTTCGCTAGACGATGGCCCCGATCCCGAACTGGTCGACATGCGGCGTAGGTTCGGGTGGAGCGCGCTGCTCACGCTGCCTTTGTTCGTCTACGCGATGAGCGACATGGCACCGGGGCTCAGTTTCGACCGGCTGATCGAACCTGCCTGGGCGCAATGGGCGCAGTTTGCCCTTGCCACACCGGTTGTTCTTTGGGGAGCCTGGCCGTTCTTCGTTCGGGCCGTCCAGTCGCTCAAGACGCGCAATCTCAACATGTTCACGCTGATCGGGTTTGGCGTTGCCATCGCCTATCTGTTCAGCGTGGTGGCGACGGTCGCGCCCGATCTGTTCCCTGCGGCGTTCCGCGACCATTCGGGACGGGTCGGGATCTATTTCGAGGCGGCAGCGGTCATAACCACACTCGTTTTGCTCGGACAGGTCCTCGAGCTCAAGGCAAGAGGCTCGACCTCGAGCGCTTTGCGCGCATTGCTCGAATTGGCGCCGCCCAGCGCGGTCAAGATCTTCGGCTCCGGCGATGAGCGCGAGGTGCCGCTCGACCAGCTGGCCACAGGCGATCGTCTGCGCGTTCGACCGGGCGATAAGGTTCCGGTCGATGGCGAGATCGAAGAGGGATCGAGCGCCATCGACGAATCCATGATCAGCGGCGAACCGCTGCCGGTCGCCAAACAGGCTGGCGACACAGTCATTGGCGGCACGGTCAACCAGACTGGCGGGTTCGTCATGCGCGCGACCGGTGTGGGCAAAGACACGATGCTGTCCAAGATCGTCCAGATGGTGGCCGAGGCGCAGCGCAGCCGCGCACCGATCCAGCGACTGGCAGATCAGGTGGCGGGCTGGTTCGTGCCTGCGGTGGTGGTGATAGCCATCGCCACCTTCGTGGTATGGGGAATCTGGGGGCCCGCACCAGCGCTTGCCTATGCGCTGGTCAATGCCATTGCAGTCCTGATCATCGCCTGTCCCTGTGCGCTCGGTCTCGCTACGCCGATGTCGATCATGACGGGCACAGGCAAGGGTGCCCAGCACGGGATTCTGATCCGCAATGCCGAGGCGCTGGAGACACTCGAGAAAATCGATACGCTGGTGGTCGACAAGACCGGCACGCTGACGATGGGCAAACCCGATTTGGTGGCGGTGACGCCGGCAGATGACATCAAGGAAAGCGATTTTCTGGCTGCGGTGGCAGGTGTCGAAATGGGGAGCGAACATCCGCTGGCCTATGCCATTGTCGAGGGCGCGCGGACGCGCGGCGTTTCTCCTGCCAATGCCACGGATCTCGCTTCGACGACTGGGGAAGGCGTTGAAGCCAACGTCCAGGACCGCCGTGTTGCGATCGGAAATGAGAAGATGATGCGGCGCGTCGGGATCAATGACGAGGCCTGGCTGGGCTCGGCCGAAAATGGTCGCAAGCAGGGTCAGACGGTGATGTTCGTTGCGTTCGATGGCCGGCCGGCAGGCCTTATCGCGGTGGCCGATCCGATCAAGCCTACCAGCGCAGCGGCTATTGCGGCGCTGCACAAGCGCGACATCCGGGTCGTTATGCTGACGGGCGACAGCCGCAGCACTGCCGAAGCGGTCGCGCGCGAAATGAAAATCGATGAAGTGCATGCGAATGTCTCGCCCGAAGACAAGCACCGCAAGATCGAAGAGCTGAAAGCGCAAGGTCGCCGCGTCGGCATGGCAGGGGACGGGATCAACGATGCGCCTGCACTGGCCGCCGCCGATGTCGGCATTGCCATGGGCACCGGCACCGATGTCGCAATCGAAAGCGCCGGCGTGACGCTGGTTCGCGGCGACCTGACAGGAGTGGTGCAGGCCATCGTGCTGTCGCGTGGGACGATGCGCAACATCCGGCAGAACCTGTTTTTCGCCTTCGCTTACAACACACTCGGCATCCCGGTCGCGGCAGGCGTGCTGTATCCCTTCTTCGGAGTGCTGCTCAGCCCGATGATTGCGGCCGCAGCCATGAGCCTCTCTTCCGTATCGGTGATAGGCAATGCGCTGCGGCTGCGGGGTCTGCGCCTCGAAGTCTGA
- a CDS encoding MBL fold metallo-hydrolase, which translates to MFLEKIKTPGLSHLSYIIGSGGQAAVIDPRRDCEIYVGKARAEGLEITHIFETHRNEDLISGSPILADLTGAKVYHGPNAAGEIVFANTAREGDCFELGQLRIEVLETPGHTDDHLAFIIHDGEYSEGPVGVFTGDALFVGDVGRTDFYPERKEEVAGLLFDSLQKLCGLGDQAIIYPAHGAGSVCGSGMADREFSTIGHERRNNPRLRISDRDEFIKAKVAEHHHQPPYFRLMERLNLEGADAAPRVIRPRRLGLGELDEIEADHLVDVREPLAYAAGHLPGAMCLPVGMIPAFAGWFLSEGDRIALIASEEDQLAQAMAHLVRIGLDNVVGGYVGVVPAAAQGKAMRSIPMIGTKEIARRLDQDSGEWTLLDVRDADERQVARIDGSAHIYVGELNTRWEDLDRDRHYTLMCASGMRASVAAGWLASQGFKRLDIYLGSMGAWKKRV; encoded by the coding sequence ATGTTTCTGGAGAAAATCAAAACCCCTGGCCTCTCGCACCTTTCCTATATCATCGGCTCGGGCGGACAGGCAGCGGTCATCGATCCGCGCCGGGACTGCGAGATCTATGTCGGAAAGGCGCGGGCCGAAGGACTGGAGATAACGCACATCTTCGAAACCCATCGCAATGAGGATCTGATCAGCGGCTCGCCGATCTTGGCCGATTTGACAGGAGCCAAGGTCTATCACGGGCCCAACGCGGCAGGCGAGATCGTTTTTGCCAATACCGCACGCGAGGGCGATTGTTTCGAGCTGGGTCAATTGCGGATCGAGGTGCTGGAAACACCTGGACACACCGACGATCATCTCGCTTTCATCATCCATGACGGCGAATATTCCGAGGGACCGGTCGGCGTCTTTACCGGCGATGCCCTGTTTGTCGGCGATGTCGGGCGCACCGATTTCTATCCCGAGCGCAAGGAAGAGGTCGCAGGCCTTCTGTTCGACTCACTGCAGAAACTTTGCGGCCTCGGCGATCAGGCGATTATCTACCCGGCGCATGGTGCGGGCTCGGTCTGCGGGTCGGGAATGGCGGATCGGGAATTCTCGACAATCGGCCACGAGCGACGCAACAACCCTCGCCTGCGCATCTCCGACCGCGACGAGTTCATCAAGGCGAAGGTGGCAGAACACCACCACCAACCTCCCTATTTCCGGCTGATGGAACGGCTTAACCTCGAAGGGGCCGATGCCGCGCCGCGGGTCATACGACCAAGGCGCTTAGGGCTGGGAGAGCTTGACGAGATCGAAGCCGATCACTTGGTCGATGTGCGCGAGCCGCTCGCCTACGCTGCCGGCCATCTGCCGGGTGCCATGTGCCTTCCGGTGGGAATGATACCGGCCTTTGCCGGATGGTTTCTCAGTGAAGGCGACAGGATCGCCCTCATCGCTTCCGAGGAAGACCAGCTAGCCCAGGCCATGGCCCATCTGGTGCGTATCGGTCTCGATAATGTTGTCGGCGGCTATGTCGGCGTGGTTCCAGCTGCCGCACAGGGCAAAGCGATGCGCAGCATTCCCATGATCGGCACAAAAGAAATCGCGCGCAGGCTCGATCAAGACAGCGGCGAGTGGACCTTGCTCGACGTGCGCGACGCGGACGAACGGCAAGTAGCAAGGATCGACGGGTCAGCACATATCTATGTCGGTGAGCTCAACACGCGGTGGGAAGATCTCGACCGCGACCGCCATTACACGCTGATGTGCGCGAGCGGTATGCGGGCGAGCGTTGCTGCGGGCTGGCTGGCAAGCCAGGGCTTCAAGCGCCTCGACATCTATCTCGGCTCCATGGGCGCTTGGAAAAAACGCGTATAG
- a CDS encoding copper-binding protein: MRTTTLMSLLAAPLALAACDSGQDTAEMNDMPMAENEMMMDGEDMPMMEPGSEMQTASAEGTVTAIDAEAGTITVDHGPVPAIEWPAMTMAFEADEQLRSEVSVGEGIAFEFRTGSEGNVITSITKQ, from the coding sequence ATGCGTACCACAACCCTCATGAGCCTATTGGCCGCCCCGCTGGCGCTGGCGGCCTGCGATTCTGGCCAAGACACTGCCGAGATGAACGACATGCCGATGGCAGAGAATGAAATGATGATGGACGGCGAAGATATGCCGATGATGGAACCTGGCAGCGAGATGCAAACCGCCAGCGCAGAGGGCACGGTTACTGCAATCGATGCCGAAGCGGGCACGATAACCGTCGACCACGGTCCGGTCCCGGCGATCGAATGGCCTGCAATGACCATGGCGTTTGAAGCCGATGAACAACTGCGCAGCGAAGTAAGCGTCGGTGAGGGAATTGCCTTTGAATTTCGTACTGGTTCTGAAGGCAATGTGATCACGTCGATCACGAAGCAGTGA